ACCCCTTCTCTATTAGGGGATTTTACTTTCACAATTTATTCAGCTACGATAACATTCATAATTTATATCATTTATGAATATGATAGGTTTGGGGTTGTCAAAAAAGATAATATAGAATCCATATCTGGCGATTTAAGTTTTCTTGATCCTTCTAAAGAAATATATATACCAAGGAAGTTAGAGCGGCATTTTGAATACTTGATTAAGTTTAATCAGACTTTTTTTTGGAATGAAAAAGGTGATAAGATTTTCCGAATAAATAAAAGAAAAATCATTACATCTTCTAAAATACTTTCTGTTACGCTTTTTATGTGCTTAATTATAGTTTTATTCGGATTAATTTTGGAAAAAAAATCCATATCTTTATTATCTTTTTGATATCAATGTAATATCGAATTCTTCAAATATATCAATAGTTTGTTGAATTTTTTTATGATCTGTTATCCATTTTTGTATTACTGTTTCTGATATATTCCACAAGCACGACAATTGTTTAGACTTTAATGCTCTGATATATTCCTTAAAAGGTACTGAGACAGGAGCTCCATATTTATTAGTTTCTAAGGAAAAATTGGAATCACTGAGCACTCTTTGTATTAATTCTTTCCTTTTAGATTCATTCTTTTCCGCAGCATAATTTTTTTTGGCTTTCTCCATAAGCCAATAACTTTCTATTGATATTGGAGTCTTTTGAATTAAACATAATATTCCTTGATCCTTAAGTAACAAAAAGAGGCTTAGTGGATCGAAATTTTTATCGAATAAATGCAAAGCACTTTTGATTACTATCAAATCAAACCTAAGAAATAGACTTTCAAAGTTTTCTACACTAAAAGTATCAAATCGGACATTGGGTGGGATAAATAATTTTTTAGCGTGATTTATTAATTCTTCATTTATATCTATTCCTAGCACATTCGACTTCTTAAATGCTTTTGAGATAGCTCTTGTAGAAGTACCTGTTCCACATCCAATATCTAGAATATTTTTAGGATCGATACTAATTGTATTGGATAAATTTTCGAAGAGTTTTGAATTGAACTTGTTAAAATTACTATAAAAGCTCTCAAAATCTTTCGGACTGTACATAATTACTAGTTATCCTGCACTCATAGGAAGAATCACCCAAGCACCAACCTATTCCTCGGATGTTTTGAAGCTAGAATCTCTCTTTGTTTTTGGTTGCTCACATGGGTATAGATTTGGGTGGTTAGAATGGAGCTATGGCCAAGGATTCGTTGGATATATTTTATGTCCACTCCTTCTTCTAATAGCATAGTGGCGAAGGTATGTCTGAAACAGTGAGGGGTCACTGTTTTAGTGATATTTGCTTTAGCAACATACTTCCGAATCATGAACCGGACAGACTGAGTAGAAAGTGGTTTATTCAACCGGTTATGGAAGAAATAAACAGTGAGCTTTGGAGAACTGAGTTGCCTGTATTCTTTCAAAGCTTTTAAGAGTTCTTTATTACAAAGCTGGATGACTCGTTCTTTATTACCCTTTCCATCTACTTTAATAAAGCCTTCATGGAGATTAATTCTGTTGCTCCTTAACCCGCATAATTCCCCAACTCTGATTCCGGTTGCAAATAGCAGTTCAAGAACGGCTATATCCCTAATTAGGGTTTGATATCGAAATGACGTCTTGCTCTTTATACTTCTTTTTTCTTTGTAGACGACCTTGAATAGTCGTCTTATTTCCGCCATCTCAAGTACAATAGGCAACCTAAAAGGTTCTTTTAACTGAATTCGAACTTTCCTAAATGGGTTTATAGCGATCTTATCTTCAAATTCGAGGTGACTAAAAAATGCCTTGGCTGAGGCAAGTTTTCGTTTAACTGACTTGATTTCATACTTCTTTACCAGGTGAGCGATATAGGCTTTGATTTCCTCTTTTGTGATTTCACTGATGGATGGATTTTTATCCAGCTGGTATTGTAAGAAATCATGGAATTGCTTTAAGTCAATTTTATAAGCTTTTAACGTTTTGGCGTTCAGGTTTTTCTCAAACTTGCAATGCGCAAGAAATTCAAAAATGTGTACTTTCATGTCCTTCATATTTTATAGTAGAAAAGCGCCAAATATGAAGAGGCAATCTTGATTTACCAATCATGAATATTTAATTCCAAAAGATGGCAATAATGAACAGGTTTCTTCCAGTTGTATTAATTCTATTCACATTAACAGCCTGTGCCCAGGAAGCACCAAAGGATGATGTATCAAACAGTGATCAATTAATTGAAGATTTAAGAATACTCTCTTCTGATGAAATGCAGGGAAGATTAGTAGGTACGGAGGGAAACGCTAAGGCACGAGCTTATTTGGTTGAACGCTTCGAGGAGATGGGAGTACCTGCTTTCAGAGATAATTATGAGCATCCCTTTTCCATTGAAAGAAGAAATGGGCAAATGGTCGATGGGATTAATGTTATTGGAATGATAGAGGGAGAAACAGATTCTGTGATCGTAGTTGGAGCCCATTATGACCATTTGGGAGTCAGTGAGGGTTTGATTTATAACGGAGCAGATGACAATGCATCAGGTACAGCAGGCCTTCTCGCAATAGCCGGATACTTTATGAAGACAAAGCCAAATCATACCTTAGTATTTGCAGCATATGATGCTGAAGAAGGAGGGCTTAATGGTGCAAGAGCTTTTGTTAGAGATTCTGTATTTCTCCAAAAAGTAGTATTAAAGGTGAATATGGATATGATTTCCCAGAATACAGCAAATGAATTGTATGTAGCCGGGACATATCATT
This genomic window from Balneola sp. contains:
- a CDS encoding class I SAM-dependent methyltransferase, translating into MYSPKDFESFYSNFNKFNSKLFENLSNTISIDPKNILDIGCGTGTSTRAISKAFKKSNVLGIDINEELINHAKKLFIPPNVRFDTFSVENFESLFLRFDLIVIKSALHLFDKNFDPLSLFLLLKDQGILCLIQKTPISIESYWLMEKAKKNYAAEKNESKRKELIQRVLSDSNFSLETNKYGAPVSVPFKEYIRALKSKQLSCLWNISETVIQKWITDHKKIQQTIDIFEEFDITLISKR
- a CDS encoding integrase; translated protein: MKDMKVHIFEFLAHCKFEKNLNAKTLKAYKIDLKQFHDFLQYQLDKNPSISEITKEEIKAYIAHLVKKYEIKSVKRKLASAKAFFSHLEFEDKIAINPFRKVRIQLKEPFRLPIVLEMAEIRRLFKVVYKEKRSIKSKTSFRYQTLIRDIAVLELLFATGIRVGELCGLRSNRINLHEGFIKVDGKGNKERVIQLCNKELLKALKEYRQLSSPKLTVYFFHNRLNKPLSTQSVRFMIRKYVAKANITKTVTPHCFRHTFATMLLEEGVDIKYIQRILGHSSILTTQIYTHVSNQKQREILASKHPRNRLVLG
- a CDS encoding M28 family peptidase, which encodes MNRFLPVVLILFTLTACAQEAPKDDVSNSDQLIEDLRILSSDEMQGRLVGTEGNAKARAYLVERFEEMGVPAFRDNYEHPFSIERRNGQMVDGINVIGMIEGETDSVIVVGAHYDHLGVSEGLIYNGADDNASGTAGLLAIAGYFMKTKPNHTLVFAAYDAEEGGLNGARAFVRDSVFLQKVVLKVNMDMISQNTANELYVAGTYHYPWLKPILEEIETGDVQLLFGHDSPDLGYNDWTMASDHGPFHAKGIPFVYFGVEDHEHYHESTDEFETIPQEFYKKSVQTILNAVIALDQSL